In Dama dama isolate Ldn47 chromosome 9, ASM3311817v1, whole genome shotgun sequence, the following proteins share a genomic window:
- the SCGB3A2 gene encoding secretoglobin family 3A member 2, with translation MKLVTVFLLVTIGICSYSATAFLINSLPHPVNGDLPLPLDALPLLYPLKLLLKTLGISVEHLMEGLKNCVNELTPEASESVKKLLEALSYLV, from the exons ATGAAGCTGGTCACTGTGTTCCTGCTGGTGACCATCGGCATTTGCAGTTACTCTG CCACCGCCTTCCTCATCAACAGCTTGCCACATCCCGTGAACGGGGACTTGCCTTTGCCTCTGGATGCTCTCCCACTCCTGTACCCACTTAAGCTTCTTCTGAAAACTCTGGGCATTTCTGTTGAGCACCTTATGGAAGGGCTGAAGAATTGTGTCAATGAACTGACACCAGAGGCTTCCGAGTCCGTGAAGAAACTGCTG GAGGCGCTCTCATATTTGGTGTGA